A single genomic interval of Helicoverpa zea isolate HzStark_Cry1AcR chromosome 19, ilHelZeax1.1, whole genome shotgun sequence harbors:
- the LOC124639765 gene encoding solute carrier family 35 member G1, producing MPEHLELQHLVDLSAGSGDETLPNLLENKRPLIKRCPYLGLILATLSSLFFSLCSVIVKSLVNIDPMQLAMFRFIGVLLPTIPIVIYTEQPVFPQGKRVLLLLRSIVGTVGLMLSFYAFRNMPLADASVIVFSVPVFVALFARVFLKEPCGIWNTISIILTLIGVILITHPPFLFGDDPGAEHNQNYNSLRGAVAAFISTIFGANAYVLLRVLKGLHFSVIMTNFGAIAILQTLFYSYVFGVLCMPICGTERFLVVCLALFSYLGQILLTMSLQMEQAGPVAIARSADIVFAFLWQVMFFNEIPSKFSVCGAILVLSSVMLVGLRKWALALPTDSQLRSKLGALAR from the coding sequence ATGCCGGAGCATTTGGAACTTCAACACCTTGTGGACTTGTCGGCGGGAAGCGGCGACGAGACACTGCCAAATCTCCTTGAAAACAAGCGACCACTGATAAAAAGATGTCCGTACCTCGGGCTAATACTCGCGACGTTATCATCTTTGTTTTTCTCACTGTGCTCGGTCATCGTTAAGAGCCTGGTCAACATCGATCCCATGCAGCTAGCCATGTTTCGCTTCATTGGTGTCCTACTACCAACTATACCTATAGTGATATACACAGAACAACCTGTATTTCCTCAAGGGAAAAGGGTCCTACTACTATTGCGGTCTATTGTGGGCACAGTAGGCttaatgttaagtttttatgCTTTTCGGAACATGCCATTAGCTGATGCATCAGTCATAGTGTTTTCAGTTCCTGTCTTTGTTGCATTGTTTGCTCGAGTGTTCCTAAAAGAACCATGTGGTATTTGGAACACAATATCCATTATACTAACTCTTATTGGAGTGATACTAATTACACATCCACCATTTTTGTTTGGCGATGACCCAGGAGCAGAGCATAACCAGAATTACAATAGTCTTAGAGGTGCAGTGGCTGCTTTCATTTCAACCATATTTGGGGCTAATGCTTATGTTTTGCTTCGAGTGCTCAAAGGGTTGCATTTCTCAGTAATAATGACAAACTTTGGTGCTATCGCTATTTTACAGACCTTGTTTTACTCTTATGTGTTTGGCGTGTTGTGTATGCCTATTTGTGGTACTGAAAGATTCCTAGTTGTGTGTTTGGCACTGTTTAGTTATTTGGGACAGATATTGTTGACTATGTCTCTGCAAATGGAGCAGGCTGGCCCAGTGGCTATTGCTCGATCTGCTGACATTGTATTTGCGTTTCTCTGGCAAGTCATGTTTTTCAATGAGATACCAAGCAAGTTTTCTGTTTGTGGAGccattttagttttaagttcaGTGATGTTAGTTGGTCTACGTAAGTGGGCACTTGCTCTGCCCACAGACTCACAATTGAGAAGTAAGCTTGGTGCACTTGCACGATAA
- the LOC124639686 gene encoding cell cycle checkpoint protein RAD1 — MDEGTSQYYFTASMDSGKTLCSLLKAIQFQENAVFCALPEGLKLTVEEGKCVQASAYVPSDNFTEYHVRDDVDVMFKISIAVLSECLNIFGSGEESSLKMYYRGEGSPLLLVLQPQSVHNVMTDCEISTQTADSVLELRDEDAEEVAKLVLKAPAFLCLLADLERSCEVFELNLSPDHPNVSIVTYGMQDRSCIDMPKSSDMVQSFSCESPVTLRYQLNHIRTIMKALAISTKVVLRCSSNGLMLLQLKLEKEDQRQMFSEFYIVPLLDD, encoded by the exons ATGGATGAAGGAACTTCACAGTACTATTTCACAGCTTCTATGGACTCTGGGAAAACATTGTGCAGCTTGTTGAAGGCTATACAGTTTCAAGAG AATGCAGTATTCTGTGCATTACCAGAGGGTCTCAAGCTGACCGTGGAAGAAGGCAAGTGTGTGCAAGCATCTGCCTATGTACCGTCAGATAACTTTACTGAGTACCATGTTAGAGATGATGTTGATGTTATGTTCAAG aTCAGTATAGCAGTCTTATCAGAATGTCTGAACATATTTGGTTCTGGTGAAGAGTCCAGTTTGAAAATGTATTACAGAGGTGAAGGGTCACCTTTACTGCTAGT ATTGCAACCCCAATCTGTTCACAACGTGATGACGGATTGTGAGATATCAACACAAACTGCAGACTCTGTCCTGGAGCTCCGAGATGAGGATGCTGAAGAAGTTGCCAAGCTTGTGCTGAAGGCCCCCGCCTTTTTATGTCTGCTGGCTGACTTGGAGAGATCCTGTGAAGTATTTGAGCTGAACCTGTCACCTGACCATCCTAATGTCAGCATTGTTACTTATGGCATGCAG GATAGATCATGCATTGACATGCCAAAGTCTTCAGACATGGTCCAGAGTTTTAGCTGTGAATCACCTGTCACGTTGAGGTACCAGCTCAATCACATACGAACCATTATGAAGGCACTCGCGATATCTACTAAG GTTGTATTAAGATGCAGCTCAAATGGCCTTATGCTACTCCAGTTAAAGTTAGAAAAAGAAGACCAAAGGCAAATGTTTTCCGAATTTTATATTGTTCCATTACTTGACGATTAA
- the LOC124639685 gene encoding uncharacterized protein LOC124639685, with protein sequence MRSEELVANEVLAFLQYQLDVMDEVSVTQICTSNFTEEEIRSAKKLLYESLQMADRMPTRRRDEKGERSLQDTIRLLKETDPDDVPTFVAKDLRKLPPVTFDHVDVTRLLKDITSMRSSLVELQLKLEASQSTIGDLRSEVAELRNSVCRSHAHANSDNTRHGQVNASPQRAESAKLHSSPAVATTSDASPCPALPASPAFGTPTNVSTSRLGRVYSDAVKRDPVQRPPKATVAIQNQPEGTRGTVQSVPCKGKADADGFVKVERRKKKPSSRNQCGTALTGPNMLLRPAIPTTQLYVSRLHHSTKVEEIVEYIRVKTNWTLRVEKLEPRHNTNFKSFVVRVPTQHLDMFQEQFWPKGVVFRRFRGRLRDTTQCNTTPPIRVNK encoded by the coding sequence ATGCGTTCGGAAGAACTCGTGGCGAACGAGGTCCTGGCGTTCCTGCAGTACCAGCTGGACGTCATGGATGAGGTCAGTGTGACCCAAATATGCACCTCGAACTTCACCGAGGAGGAGATACGCAGCGCAAAGAAGCTGTTGTACGAGTCGCTGCAAATGGCAGACCGAATGCCGACCCGCAGGCGAGATGAAAAGGGAGAGAGGAGTCTTCAAGACACCATAAGGCTGTTGAAGGAGACCGACCCGGACGACGTGCCAACGTTTGTGGCAAAGGACTTGCGGAAGCTGCCCCCGGTCACTTTCGATcacgtcgacgtcaccaggctgttaAAGGACATCACGAGTATGAGGTCCAGCCTGGTCGAGCTGCAATTGAAGCTGGAGGCATCACAATCCACCATCGGTGATCTACGTAGCGAGGTAGCAGAATTGCGAAACTCTGTATGTAGGTCACACGCGCATGCCAACAGCGACAACACACGCCACGGACAGGTCAACGCATCGCCGCAACGCGCCGAGTCAGCAAAATTGCACTCGTCGCCTGCCGTCGCCACTACTAGTGATGCGTCACCGTGCCCCGCCCTCCCCGCGTCCCCTGCCTTCGGGACGCCGACGAATGTAAGCACGTCTAGGCTTGGACGTGTTTACTCGGATGCCGTAAAGCGAGATCCCGTCCAACGGCCACCTAAAGCTACTGTGGCGATACAAAATCAGCCCGAAGGAACCCGAGGCACGGTACAATCTGTACCATGTAAAGGGAAAGCTGATGCAGATGGTTTCGTCAAGGTGGAGAGAAGGAAAAAGAAGCCATCTAGCCGAAATCAATGCGGAACTGCGTTGACTGGTCCGAACATGCTGCTGCGCCCCGCAATaccgacgacgcagctgtatgtttcgcgtttacatcactccacgaaggtcgaggagatcgtggagtatatacGAGTCAAGACGAACTGGACCTTAAGAGTCGAGAAGTTGGAGCCGAGACACAATACTAATTTCAAGTCgtttgtggtacgtgtgccgactcaacatctcgacatgttccaggaacagttttggccgaaaggtgtcgttttccggcgattccgcgggaggctacgcgacaccacgcagtgcaacacgacaccgcctattcgtgtaaacaaatag
- the LOC124639376 gene encoding SH2B adapter protein 1 yields MAGPSDGDPDGWVEFCERQAKAAAQDFAKACLQYVQTGTNDAASRPQASHKDLLKKFVECFSEQFEYEIGKLKALHKLPNGTHTGHDESDYSEDTDSPKTQHKPFFRRLSFKGLRRGKGLFHKQHSDEVELSSTLNKHNKTKLAKIVVECRKEGLVNYLTPESLEQPGGPQKWERCRLALVKTVGGYMLEFYSPPKAQKPRSGVFCFLISEARETTALEMPDHENTFVLKADNNMEYVIEAADVDDMKAWLATIKYCMRSPPTTQPPPDALPGMPEPAPPDLPPRRDLPPSTSNVDLATDTPEEAELGSIAEEACESSSRVSLAEWPWFHGTLARAAAAACVLAGGASGHGCYLVRQSETRRGEYVLTFNFQGRAKHLRMTLSETGQCRVQHLWFPNVHDMLEHFRANPIPLESGGAADVTLTEYVVCQDNRTQLEVTHGSDVRMRRAELEALLAASGAHHDIRAVDNQYTFV; encoded by the exons ATGGCGGGCCCGTCCGACGGCGATCCCGACGGATGGGTCGAGTTCTGCGAGCGTCAGGCCAAAGCCGCCGCTCAGGACTTCGCCAAGGCTTGCCTGCAGTACGTACAGACAGGTACCAACGACGCCGCGTCTCGGCCGCAAGCCTCTCACAAGGACCTGCTGAAGAAATTCGTTGAATGTTTCTCGGAACAATTCGAGTATGAAATCGGCAAGCTGAAAGCTCTGCACAAGCTCCCTAACGGCACCCACACGGGACACGATGAGAGTGACTACTCCGAGGACACGGACTCGCCAAAAACGCAGCACAAGCCATTTTTCCGAAGGTTATCATTTAAAGGACTGAGACGCGGAAAGGGGTTATTTCACAAGCAACATTCAGACGAGGTGGAGCTCTCCTCTACTCTGAACAAGCACAACAAGACTAAATTAGCTAAGATAGTTGTAGAGTGTAGGAAAGAAGGATTGGTAAATTATTTAACTCCTGAGAGTTTGGAGCAGCCTGGAGGGCCGCAGAAGTGGGAGAGATGCAGGCTAGCGCTGGTGAAGACTGTCGGGGGCTACATGCTGGAGTTCTACTCCCCTCCTAAGGCTCAGAAGCCCCGCAGTGGAGTTTTCTGTTTCCTCATATCAGAGGCTCGGGAAACTACAGCGCTGGAGATGCCTGACCATGAAAATACATTTGTATTGAAG GCAGACAACAATATGGAATACGTAATAGAGGCAGCAGACGTAGACGATATGAAAGCATGGCTGGCTACGATCAAGTACTGTATGCGGTCGCCTCCTACCACGCAGCCGCCGCCAGACGCGCTGCCGGGGATGCCCGAGCCGGCGCCGCCCGACCTGCCGCCCAGGAGGGATCTCCCGCCCAGCACCAGCAATGTGGACTTGGCTACCGATACCCCTGAAGAGGCTGAATTAG GTTCAATAGCAGAAGAAGCATGCGAGTCATCCTCTCGCGTGTCTCTGGCTGAATGGCCGTGGTTCCACGGCACGTTAGcccgcgcggcggcggcggcctgcGTGCTGGCGGGCGGGGCCTCGGGACACGGCTGCTATCTCGTGAGGCAGAGCGAGACCCGGCGGGGGGAGTATGTGCTCACGTTTAATTTCCAG GGTCGCGCAAAACACCTTCGCATGACACTAAGCGAGACGGGCCAGTGTCGAGTCCAGCACCTCTGGTTCCCCAACGTCCACGACATGCTCGAACATTTCCGCGCCAACCCCATTCCACTGGAGTCGGGCGGCGCCGCTGACGTCACGCTCACCGAGTACGTCGTCTGCCAGGACAACCGCACACAA TTGGAGGTGACGCACGGCAGCGACGTGCGCATGCGCCGCGCGGAGCTGGAGGCGCTGCTGGCGGCGAGCGGCGCGCACCACGACATCCGCGCCGTCGACAACCAGTACACCTTCGTGTAG